The sequence aggaaacagagagtgagtataaacgggcacttctcacagtggagggtggtgagcagtggggtgccacaggggtcggtattgggtccaatgctttttaacttgtttattaatgatttggaattgggattaagcagtgaagtggctaaatttgcagatgacacgaaattgttcagggtggtgaaagccagagaggattgtgaggcactccaaagggatctgtcgaggctagaagagtgggcatccatgtggcaaatgaggttcaatgtagccaagtgcaaagtaatgcacattggaaccaaaaatccaaaatataaatacaagttgatggggtctgaactggcggagactgaccaagagagagatcttggagtcatgatagataactcactaaaaacgtcagcacagtgtgcgactgccataaaaaaagctaatgctatgctaggggttattaggaaagggattgaaaacaaatcagccggtatcataatgcctctgtataaatcgatggtgaggcctcatttggagtactgtgtacagttctggtcgccacaccttaaaaaagatatcatagcactggaaaaagtacagagaagggcaactaaaatgattaaagggttggaacactttccctatgaggaaagattgaggcgcttggggctctttagcctggagaaaagacgactgaggggagacatgatagaggtttacaagataatgcacgggttagagaaggtagagaaagatgtgtttttctccctttctcacaatacaagaactcgtgggcactctatgaaattattgagcagtcgggttagaacagatagaagaaaatactactttacacaaagggtgataaacacatggaattcgttgccacaggaggtggtggcagctacaagcattgccagcttcaagaggggactggacaaatatatggagcagaggtccatcagtggctattagccacaggagatagatggtattctctttgtggggaggtggtgctctgttgtcttggtgctggaaggaaggcagtgggagggcttctggtgtcctggcctcactgacagtcctttagatggcactggatttctagccactgtgtgtgacagaatgttggactggatgggccactggcctgatccaacatggctttgcttatgttcttatgttcttatgttcttaggacacttgtctttatatatatatagactagcaaaaaagcccattgtaggcaaaaatacaatgggctgtagAAAGCTGGGAAGGGGTGGCAGGCggaggggggctggggagggctggcaggtgcgACAGGCTGGGGAGGCTGAGAGGTAGAGGATGAGGAGGACGGagggggagctggggggctgAGAGTTGGGGGCTGGGGATGGCTGGCAGGCAAGGGAGGGCTGGCAAGTGAGGGCTGAGGAGGACTGACGGAGGGGGAGCTGAGGACCGTGGCTTTGGAGGTCGGCAGGTGGCTCacccttctctccccccgccgGCTCAAACAGGGCTGCTGAGGGTGGCCAGCAGCTTGCCCCTCCTGCCCCTTGCCCAGCTCaagtggggctggggagggctgatgGGGGAACCTGGGGATCGGGAGGGGGCTCACCCTCTCCTCCCCAGCTCAAGCAGGGCTTCGGAGGGCAACGAGTGCCTTGCCCTTCTTGCCTGTCCGCGTCTCATGTGGGGCTGGGGAGGCCGGCGGGCAGCTCGCCCTTCCCGTCCCTTGCCCAGCTCAAGCAGGACCAGAGAGGGTGGTGGGCAGCTCGCCCTTCCCGTCCCTTGCCCAGCTcaagcaggcaggggagggtAGTGGGCAGCTCGCGCTTCCCATCCCTTGCCCAGCTCAagtgggcaggggagggtggCAGGTGGCTGGCCCTTCCTGGCCCTTACCCCGCTAAAACAGGGCCGGGGAGGGTGGCCGGCAGCTCACCAAGGTGCTCCTACATCAGATGCCCAGAGGTGCAGGGAGGAGGGCAGGCGGCAGACCAGCCATGAAGACTCACCTTTCATCCACGCTAGGGGTGCGCAATTTTGCCTGCGCTGTGGAATCAAGGTGAGTCGTCGGAAACCCGCTTAcagaattatatagtaagataattcTCATTTTACATCGATTGCATGCACAGCTGAGTGTTGTGATTTAaaacccacatttatccaggttttGGTCCCCAGTTCCGGAATGTACATGAGTAAGATGTGAACAGGGCTTCGGTGCCAGGGAATTCTCCATCTCCAGCCTCCTTTCAGTTTTAGGGACAAAATGCTAGTCTTTGATTGAAGACAGTTTAAGACTACTCAAGAAGGACCCGTTTGCATCTCAGAAAGGTTTTGGTTGTCGATTCTCTCTCAGAGTGGGATAAAATGAACAACTCAAAAGTTAAATCAAAAGCTATGAGCACAGAAATCTGTGGTGCTACCTTTCGAGCCAGAGCAGCAGACGTCCCCTTTCCAAACGCAATAACTTTGGGCAAATATGACAAGCCAAAATTGAATGCAGAGCCTCCCATAAACAGCCCATAAATCCATCCCATGGCAGTTTATTCATCTCTCCtcccttcaaccccccccccccatcctttcaaCAGAAACTGTCCCCAAAGTTTTATGGATCTTGAGAATGTAGGAACAGAGAACAGTCTGGAAGGGATGCCAGACAGAGAGAAATATGGCTCTTCTCCAGATTCCTTCAGAGATCTTGCTCCTAAAACCTGCTCCAAATTGTTTTAGGTGAAATCTCACAACAATTTAGCAATGTGTGGGTCCACCCTGAGAAATGTTGCTATCCTTAACCACCCACCCCTCAAAAACTATTGCCTTCTCTGAACTCTTACATTTGTATCAAGTGACAACTCTAATTCAGATGTTCCATTTGCCTAGAAACGGCCAGTTCAATGGCGACGATGTCATCCATTTCCCATAACATCTTCTCGTTTGTAGTAAGTAACTGATCAGACGCCCTTTTGATCTGGTGACTTTACATTGCTTCCCAAGGCATTGCACACTGTGATATTAGTTTCAggatatgtatatttattttgtGATTTCTCTGTATGGGAACGCAACCTCTGAATTTGCTTTAAGAGGGAGTAAGGAAATAGAACCTTAGCACAGTCAGGACCAAGACATAACGTAGAAGCTCCCCGCTTAGagctgccagctccagattggggaaatttctggagatttgggggttggaacCTGGAAAGAGCAAGTTTTGAagaggggagagatctcagcagggtataatgctatagagctcaacctccaaagctgccattttctcaaggggaactgacctctgtggtctggagatcactgtaattccagaagattccccaatccccacctggaggttggcaaccctaagaccctgctaggcttgccaggccttCTGCTATGGTGGAATGCTTCCTGCTGGCATGTCCCATTGCCTGCTAGGAGAAACAAGAAAAAACTGcaatgttttaccatagagttttcagcgattcctagagttaccttttgtcacttccgggttgtacccagaagtgatgcagtGATGTAGGCTCAACTTTGCAACCCTACTCCCTGCCTATATACCATACTAATCCCAATAAGAAAACATttcacaaatacaaatacaaaaaaattCATATTAATCTTTTTGAATGGCAATGGAGAAGAGATAGTGAGAGAGCATTGGTTGGAACATGGGGGGATTCCATTTAGAATATAAACCTGGATTATATTTAGTGAATATCTGCTAAGAGAATTGCCCCACCCAAAAATGTTTTGGGTTTACATGCCCCCCACCCAAAATTCCCTTCCACCAAGCTATCTCCCTTTCTTTAAATCCCTTCTCAAGACCTGCTTCTTTCCAGCAAACATCAAACTACAAAAATGTTTGCAACTTTCTTCCATCGAAAGTAAAGTGGCATTCCATGTCAACAATCCAGTGAGCCAAGTCTCAGTgataaaatatcaaaataaagtATCAGTTGTCAAATGGATATCAAACATTTGGGCACTCGGAAAACACTTGGAATATGTTTGGCATTAAAATGCGCAAagaagaatgggggtggggggagataaaaATTTTCTTCAACTGTCTCAGGGCTGCGGCTCAGAGTGACACTTTAAAGTCAAATTCTAGGTTCATCTATCAGTCTCCCAGTTACGAATCTTGAGGTTTCACATGTGAATGGTTTCTGTAGCAACAGAACTTGCAAGCTGAAAACTTTAGAGGATCTCAGGTTTTGGGAGGGCTTGGTCTTTTTCTCAGGGTCATCTCAGAAGGAGTAAAATCTCAGGAAGAGGGTCCAGAATCAAGGGACATAGGCGGCTTTCTTCCTGGCTATTAGCTCCACCCCTATGTTTATCAAGGCACAGCAAAGCTCCTCCCCTGACTTCCCATATGCCACCCTGTACTGGGGTGGCCAGGTCCCCTAACTCTCCTGGCAGGATGGGGGACCAGCACTCACTTCTCAgaaggcaggcatctgcggtggcgcaggcaaccgagcgggagagctcagaggccacccgccACAGCGATTGGGCCAGCAGCGGCGTgcacgctcccgtgatgacatcacacatgacaatatcatgcaggctggtgcatGCACGCTTGCGCGCGTGTGGGGAGAGCGCCCGCCCAGCCGGCCAGCCGCGagcgccgcaaacccttgcgccacccctgtCCAGGAGTGACCTCATTGCACAGGCCACTCTTTGCACAGGGGCAATTCTTAAATAATCAGTCTGTTTGGGGCCCCAAAGAGCCCAGCAAGAAGCATGGGCGCACTCCCTAGGTTTTGCACGATGACTTTACTCCTgagagtgatatcatcatgcagtgcctGGAGCGCGCcctaggaggcccattcctgtgccttttcacaccaccagccaagtgagcagTGACAGGGGATGGggtctgggagcaggggatcccccaagtCCACCTGAGGCCCAACAACCCTACTCTGTACCCCCACCCACGtgcttagggttgtcaggtccccctacTCCCCAGGCtggaggtgggaggcctggcacttgcCTGTTCTTCACTGGTTGCACGTGCTCCCAGCCTGTGCAAGGATGTCACTCAAGGGAAGTAACGTTATCATGTGAGTTGCACATGAtcggcccgaattgggcccaaattgggcctattCGGTccagattgggccgctgcagagcatgggagcaccagcggcccaatccatgccgatttgggcccaattcgggccaagTCAGTATGGATTGGGCCCAGGAGCACGCCTCGCAGCCCGGGAGTGAaccctgggaggtgcattccctcccactggccaggtaagcgagggcgagggggggaggcagggcatcctccacccccagcaggggactggcaaccctcatGTGCTACTAGGCCTTGCCTCCCAACCTATCAACCTCTGCCTCTGATCTGCTAAGCAATATAGTTCCCAGACAACCTCCCACCCTCAATGTCTCCAGGTCTCATCCTCAGGAGCAAGGCTGGCATTAGGGTGACATGTTAGGGATACCCCACACCCGCCCTCCACACACCccgcctccactcacctggctggcaagggggaaaggcatgggaacagacctcctgggcacgctcccagggtggtatgacatcacttcccggaagtaatatcattacacacacaccccaagagaGCTCTCACGCTGTGCCTTCAAAGTGATGtcaccggaagtgacgtcatcatgcaggcatgggaGGGACTGAGAGAAGGTGAGTGCAGGACACCCCACCACACAGGgaaggtgaggggacctggcaagcttAGCTGGCACCAGCATACTCTGAGATGAGTCAGCTATCATTGCCCAAGTCTTCTGGCAGGGTCCACTGCCATCAGTCCGCAGCCCGTGCATCTCCCCTGCCTTCTGGCTTCCGCCCCTCCCTGCCCAGTCCCCTGCAAGAGTTCTGCCACCAGTATTCCTGGCTGCATGTGCTGCTCTGGGCAGTCGggggaaggcatgcaggcagtaCAGGTGGCTGTGAGCTTGGCCAGCAGGAGGATACACAGACACAGGGGCGGCATGTGGGTGGTGGGTCCGAATGGAGGCATGAGCGGGGGACTGGTGGTGTGCAGGTGGGGGAGAGGGGCCCTGGGCATTCTCTGTGCCCAGGGCCcccccaaaaccttgaactggcctTGCTCAAGAGTGTTAACAATTTAGGGTGGACCATCTGGCATATGCTTGGGAAATTTttttggaaattgggagggggaaggagcatgggtagaaaagggatgtaattaatgtagccattctggtcaactttctactagaactgcttaggtgcttacttactcctaagtagaccgtGGGttctgattatggaaagaactgatttctgaataaaagtcatttaagcaagaacctgtgtcttgctacagtgaaccagggatctgtctgctgtagtctatcatccagagtctgacactTTGTACCACGGTTGGTTCTTTAAGAATCATAGCATTTGGGGCTGATCCTTAAAGAATTGGCTCTCCATGCGATGCCATCATTGTAACCGGAAgcaacatcattgcacagggcgtGGGAGCATGCATGGCCATCTGCCTGGGCtgcctgctgatggcaggcaCTTGCCAGGTGGCCTGCTGATCTCCTGCGATTGACAGGCAAACCGGCGAGAGTTTGACCATAACTGACACGCCCCTGGCAAGCCTAGTCCCCCAACGTGGCTGCCATGGTGCAACCTGAGACCTGACCTGGCACCTGCcaaatgttttcagaaagtggatggGGCTCTTGTGCAGCAGGCCTCTGAAGGATTGCCAGTTCCTCCCAAGGGCAAACCAGGGggctgagtggtggtggggcagTAGGCAGTTATGCACATGTATGTGCAAAGTGCGCACTTGCACCCGTGCTGTCAAAAAATAACATCATTTACAGAGCGATGTGGAAGCAACAGGCTGCACCAGGGCCAGTGGTTAAAGAATCGGCCTTGACATGACCCATCACTTCTGGATCTCGGTGGAAATGACATAATTGGTTGGTGACAGGGGTGCATATGGGCACCTGTGTCCTCACCCTGCATCCTGGCTTGCTTCTCCCCACTTCTCCTCTGTCCCACTACCCACACCATCCAGGTAAgcagtggggagagggggctgGAGCTGGCAAAGCCTGGGGGCGGGAGCAAGCctggacttctgattggccactgaagatctgattggttgtgcagattaaaataatgttcctttggtggcagctgccaccacagtgctgGATTTTAGTCTCTCATTCCCCTTTcctagtatatttttaaaattatctgtCTTCCTTCCCATTCTTAAACTTTCTCTGGGTGTGTATGTGGCTCTGCctctgtggcaaccattttgtggttggctccacctcctgcagcaaccattttgcaGTGGCTCCGCCTCCagcggcagccattttatggctgaGCCCACCATTCcgtttcagaattccaaagatgtccACAGGCTCAAATACATTGGGGGCCCCTGCCTTAGAGTATGAAAACCAACCTATGGGGTGGACATCTTAATTCTCTGTTTTGTCTCCCCTCTTTTTTAGGACCAAGGCTTAAGCCTGGACATCGCAGAGCTTGAGGACCTACTGCTGTTCTACGAGCAGAATTACTCGTACCTTGATGAGTACACCAACAGTACCCTTCCTGAACCATGCCACGACCATTACTGCTCTGTCTTCGAAGACCACGTTCCAGCGTTCCTGATAACACTGAGCATCCTAGGACTGCTGAGCAACGTGGCCCTTGGCGTGGCCCTGGCCAAGTTCCCCCGCCTTTGGGATCAACACGGCCCGAGCAAAACCGTTCTCTCCTTAATGACGGTGGCCGCTGGCATCTTTGCCGTCAGCTTGCCAGCTTTTGCGGTGGAGTGGAGGTTTGGGGACACCTTTTGCAAGACAGCTCATGTGATGCGGTACGGGGCCCTCTTTGCTCAGGGGCTGTCGGTGGCCGGGAACTCATGTCTCCTTCTCCGGGCTTCCCCCAGTTGGCTGTTTCCCATGGCACTCTGGCTCGTGGGGTTCTTGTTCTCAGTGCCCACTGCCATGATCAGCAATTCAGGTGATGGAAAATGGGCTGTTTGTGCCCTGAGCTCCGAAGCCAAGCTGTACCCCTGGTCCATGGCCCACACCATCATCTGCCtggctgattttcttctcctccctGTGTTCCTGGGTTTGGCCAAGCTAACTTCGAGGTGCTGTGAATGCAACCGGCGCCCGCATATCGACCTCACCTGGCTTTTTTACCTCTTCTGGGCACCATATGGAGTGGCTATGATCTTGAAGACTCTGGTTCAGGAACAGCTGCTTCGCCCTAGTTGCCATTTGCAAGAGGCTCTCAACTACTTCCTGGGGCTATCAGAAGGACTGGGCATGCTCCATTGTGCCCTGTGCCCTCTCTTCCTCATGGGGGAAGCCATCTGCCACCAAAAAACTGCTCGAGCAGGAAAGCGCTGAATGGGCACCTTACCCTCACTAccgccctgacttggatagcccaggcaagccccatctcatcagatctcagaagctaagcagggttggccttggttagtaattggatgggagacctgcaacgaagaccagggctgcagaggcaggcaatggcaaaccacctctgtccgtcgtttgccatgaaaaccccaccaggagtcaccataagtcagctatgacttgtcagcactctccaccaccatacttTCACCACCAATGTGCTACAACCGCTGGGAGTTTGTCTTCATTTGGTATCTTCCGATGAAGCTACAGGCCCATCTTGGGTCCGGTGAATAACTGGAGCAGGATGCGACGGCCGAGTTCCGAGAGGGGGAGAATGGAGTCTtcagacagcaggaaatgggTCCCATTTTTTAAATACTCTCTTAccgtgaacatatgaagctgccttccactCTGGTATctgtagaagtgagctgtggttcacaaaagctcttaccctaccacgaattttgttagtcttataggtgctactggcctcttgctcttCTTTTCTACGGCCTTCCACTGACTCAGACCCACGGTGCAGCAAGGCCATTCTTGTTTGCCAttctggcaatggctctccaaggtcttctCCATCACCTGCTAATTgaccattttaactggagatgtcggggattgaacctgggaccttctacatgcaaagcagatgctttactacTAAACAGAGAGGGCCAagtatgctctctctctctttctctctctgtctgattTCCATTCTGCTGCATGCAAAATAGGCATtcataaaagaataaatgaaaaatataacCCATCGAGAAGGTAAATGACAAGACACTCCATTGCCAtatatatgatttttacatttgtacacaataatattttttttagcaGGAATTTCCGCgtcgtttaatatgtcatgtcaaaacGCTTATGTTTTAGTTCAGCATTGTTCCAACTCTTCATTAGATTTTCTGCGTGTTTTCATTTTCCGCAACTTACTCCCGATTGTATTGCCtgtttgaatgtcccagccattgatcatattgatttataccatgtaatccgccttgagtctcaatgagaaaaacaGATTGTAAGTGGCTGGTATTCTGAGATTTTAAAACTGTGAAATAAACACAAAAATGTTCTGAAAATGGCAGTCCAAATTTGACATCCCAAAAACACAAGGAGGGTATTAGTGAGTAGCAGAGGATGTACGGTGCATATAGGAGGCCCCCAGTTCAATCTCTGATCTCTTCTGTtcaggtaaggtaaaggtaacgGTAGccctgttatgtattgggctagctccGAGGGaaacagggctcctcaggtaGCCAATCCTATTAGAAATGGGGATATCAGCAACCAATCGTTTCCCCTGGATGTGGgccaattgcaatcaagtaaacatgttgccttttgtttagtgcatgcaaatgaaggatcctagtgcctgtgttcttattgggcAGTTACggaaatggggtggagttgggagtaTATATATATGTGGCTCCCTCGGGAGCCAGGTTGTTCTTCGTCTTGTACCAATAAACATATACTATGAGCTGaactcactgcctggctgaaatcacttaaGAGCCACCCCAGTACTTAatacccctgtgcaagcaccaagtcattgctgacccatgggggaacgtcgcatcacgacgttttcttggcagactttttacggggtggtttgccattgccttccccagtcatctacactttacccccaggaaactgggtactcattttaccgaccttggaaggatggaaggctgagtcaaccttgagcaggatggaaggctgagtcagcattgagccggctacctgaacccagcttccgccaggatcgaactcaggtcagtCTTGACACACTCACTTCCTGGGCTCTTTCTGGTTCTTGCTTTGGATATGATCACTATCCAGCCACAACTATGCCAAGAAGCAGAGGCATCGTTACAGCCAGGAAGGGCAGATCCAAAGGGCTTTTTTGGCACCCTAGACgaactatggctgtttccacacgtccttaaagagacagcccactcaccgaatactgacggctttcccccttgactccaaacGTCTCCATTTTCAGAATGGTTGcatgctgtttggcttccgttttttctgctccttttctgggaacgcacttcTCCACGGTCCCCGGAAAGGCACTGAAAAGTCGAGTCAAGGaggaaagccgccagcgttcggtgagtgggacgtccctttaaggacgtgtggaaacggcctatgactTTGTCACACACTCCTATTCAACAGAGAGGAAATAGGAAAAGTCTAGAATGAACATTTTACTTGGGGCACtcaaaataaacaatataaaaagaaaaatagataaCCTCTTCACCATGCTCCATCACGGCAGCTAGAGGAGACAAGAGTTAACAGATAATAGAAGCCAGTTAACTCCAAGCTTCCCTTCAAGCTAGTACAGAGGGCTTATCTGATGCCTCAGGCAATTGCCTAGGTTTGTCTTGTGGTCAGCCTGGCCCGGCTTCTAGACTACCAGATCCCAATTGCTGTTTGACCCTTGCCTGGTTTTTGCCTTTGCAACGCCTGGAGGATTGATAGCCCCTGGTGCCCATAGGAGGCTGCCTGTCGCTTGGCGCTCGCTGAGAAGCAAACAAGCTGAAGGAATTGAAAACTGCAGCAAATGGAGAAGGCTCCGATTCTgggattaattttagaaattctcctctTGTTAAACTGAAATTCCAGAGGACGAGAACGCTGGGCCGCACAGATtcttaaaatgcaataaaagaaCAGCAGGAGGGAAATCCTCTTAGCCCTACCAAAAGGGCTTTTAGAGGCTGTTTGTGGTCTCCGTCTGAAAAGGACACCTGGCTTGGCCATCTCCTGGCTCCGTTCCCAAAATGCCTCTCTCGGCCATAATTGCAGCCATCCTGCCTCGCCAGGGCTCCCTGCCAGCTCTGTGGGCACCGGCTGCCGAGAGGCAGAAAAATGTACTCAGAAGCAGA is a genomic window of Eublepharis macularius isolate TG4126 chromosome 1, MPM_Emac_v1.0, whole genome shotgun sequence containing:
- the ACKR1 gene encoding atypical chemokine receptor 1 — its product is MGNCFFVDQGLSLDIAELEDLLLFYEQNYSYLDEYTNSTLPEPCHDHYCSVFEDHVPAFLITLSILGLLSNVALGVALAKFPRLWDQHGPSKTVLSLMTVAAGIFAVSLPAFAVEWRFGDTFCKTAHVMRYGALFAQGLSVAGNSCLLLRASPSWLFPMALWLVGFLFSVPTAMISNSGDGKWAVCALSSEAKLYPWSMAHTIICLADFLLLPVFLGLAKLTSRCCECNRRPHIDLTWLFYLFWAPYGVAMILKTLVQEQLLRPSCHLQEALNYFLGLSEGLGMLHCALCPLFLMGEAICHQKTARAGKR